A stretch of DNA from Novipirellula galeiformis:
CTTTTTGGAGGACGACAGCGACCTAACCTTAAACTGGGGAGGATCGCGAATGCTCGGTTCACGAATCGAGATGGATGACAACCAGGACGAATACGTCTTGCGAGCTGAATTGCCAGGGTTTGAATCGGGTGATTTTGATGTCCATATCAGCGGCAATGTGTTGACGATGCGGGCGAAGCACAGCGAGCAGAAAAAAGAGGGGAACGGAGGCTACCATCGATTTGAAAGTTTTCATGAAACCTTTACGCTGCCTCAAGGCGTGATGACGGAACAAATTGACGCTCGCTATCACAGTGGCGTTCTTGAAATCCATCTGCCCAAAAGCGAAGAGTGCCAAGCAAAGCGGATCGACGTGAAGGCCGAGTGAGCTCGAAAGCGGAATGGAGTTGAGGTTAGCGGTAGCCACGCCTCTCAAGCGATGATCTTGAGCGGGATCCAAACCGTAGCTGCGTTCGCCAGAACGCGGTCCACCGTCGGGCGAAACCCCCGACATCAAAATCAAAAATGACGCGGGATCCAAACCGTAGCTGCGTTCGCAAGAACGCGGTCCACCGTTAGGCAACACTCCCGACATCAAAATCAAAAATGACGCGGGATTCAACCCGTAGCTGCGTTCGCCAGAACGCGGTC
This window harbors:
- a CDS encoding Hsp20/alpha crystallin family protein, which gives rise to MFNKLTHWKQKSGDLKARHEDHPLSRLRHDFDDLMHRFLEDDSDLTLNWGGSRMLGSRIEMDDNQDEYVLRAELPGFESGDFDVHISGNVLTMRAKHSEQKKEGNGGYHRFESFHETFTLPQGVMTEQIDARYHSGVLEIHLPKSEECQAKRIDVKAE